Proteins co-encoded in one Helicoverpa zea isolate HzStark_Cry1AcR chromosome 18, ilHelZeax1.1, whole genome shotgun sequence genomic window:
- the LOC124639000 gene encoding PAT complex subunit CCDC47: MRWVLLSIVVLLCSSYVARAFEDQALEDDDFAEFEQFESEDDELATDFTEEKELPVKQKSSSKDQFEANVETEDEILVEDEDNEFEHFQDPEEFEGFQDNTPRTSEQPKITISKVPIMIRPRWDAYWLEGILCCLLAAYALAYAVGRAKNTSIATNFLKLHKPLLDDNFTLVGETGLDVVAASDERGWRREAEHCFTMWCSGRLCCEGMLLTLKLIKRQDLVHVLLGVVRPTPDTLLVRVELGRDDSDPFVLCVAQKKIATRLAKEMQDLSVFCPERRAGDKHGLPTALSVLSETAEATAGVLDARVCAALAQYHQHVQYIHISDRYSGPKQMEESAVTKPPDTEKVMLVSLALGPDGGGDELRPLLLLIFHLMDKIKRLRLSKEALAKCEKRRQKVAEAWLRGAHAARQEQAAARREEKRKQEKERILAEDDPEKQRRWELKEQKRQQKRKTPKMKQLKVKAL; encoded by the exons ATGCGGTGGGTGCTATTATCAATAGTAGTGCTACTATGCAGCAGCTACGTGGCTCGAGCATTTGAGGACCAGGCTCTGGAAGACGATGACTTTGCAGAGTTCGAGCAGTTCGAGTCTGAGGATGACGAACTGGCCACTG ATTTTACTGAGGAGAAGGAGCTTCCAGTAAAACAGAAGTCATCATCCAAGGATCAGTTTGAAGCCAACGTGGAGACTGAAGACGAAATCTTAGTGGAG GATGAAGACAATGAGTTCGAGCACTTCCAAGATCCAGAGGAGTTTGAGGGGTTCCAGGACAACACCCCGCGAACCTCTGAACAGCCAAAGATCACTATTTCTAAG GTTCCTATAATGATCCGTCCTCGCTGGGACGCGTATTGGCTGGAAGGCATACTGTGCTGCCTCCTGGCTGCGTACGCGCTCGCCTACGCCGTCGGCAGAGCGAAGAATACCTCCATTGCTACCAACTTCTTGAAGCTACATAAACCGCTGCTCGATGATAATTTTACTTTAGTCG GTGAGACTGGGTTAGACGTGGTGGCGGCTAGCGACGAGCGCGGGTGGCGGCGGGAAGCAGAGCACTGCTTCACCATGTGGTGCAGCGGCCGACTCTGCTGCGAGGGCATGCTGCTTACCCTCAAGCTTATTAAG CGTCAAGACCTAGTCCACGTGCTGCTAGGCGTAGTGCGTCCGACGCCGGACACGCTGCTCGTGCGAGTGGAGCTGGGCAGAGACGACAGCGATCCCTTCGTGCTGTGTGTCGCGCAGAAAAAGATCGCCACCAGACTCGCTAAGGAAATGCAGGATTTG AGCGTATTCTGCCCGGAGCGTCGTGCGGGCGACAAGCACGGGCTGCCCACGGCCCTCTCCGTGCTGTCGGAGACGGCGGAGGCCACGGCGGGAGTGTTGGACGCCCGCGTGTGTGCCGCCCTGGCGCAGTACCATCAACACGTGCAGTATATACACATATCCGACCGATACTCCGGCCCGAAGCAGATGGA GGAATCAGCAGTGACCAAGCCCCCGGACACTGAGAAGGTGATGCTGGTCAGTCTGGCACTCGGCCCCGATGGCGGCGGTGACGAGCTGCGGCCGTTACTGCTGCTCATCTTCCACCTCATGGACAAGATCAAGCGGCTCAGACTCAGCAAGGAG GCTCTAGCGAAGTGCGAGAAGCGCCGGCAGAAGGTGGCGGAGGCGTGGCTGCGCGGAGCCCACGCCGCCAGGCAGGAGCAAGCCGCCGCCCGCAGGGAGGAGAAACGAAAGCAGGAGAAAGAACGCATCCTCGCT GAGGACGACCCAGAGAAGCAGCGTCGCTGGGAATTAAAAGAGCAGAAACGCCAACAAAAGCGCAAAACGCCAAAAATGAAGCAATTGAAAGTCAAAGCCCTTTGA
- the LOC124639079 gene encoding uncharacterized protein LOC124639079 translates to MKCNEFEKSKSRHMNLENLDKALHDLGMLSAITEARRDYLRESKTNYSVMRLNTRYVSNVTVGYCMKRATNKNRLCPYVLPIRHRTKSENSDAIGSDVSDSGCEFKASLLEPSTSGYNHECGRSPAKRCQSLENLNLAAEVPARGEPSPDMECVSTRIQKLQVDE, encoded by the exons ATGAAATGTAATGAATTCGAAAAAAGT AAATCTCGCCACATGAACTTGGAGAATTTGGATAAAGCCTTGCACGACTTGGGCATGCTGAGTGCAATAACCGAAGCGCGGCGCGACTATTTACGCGAATCAAAGACTAATTACAGCGTGATGCGTCTCAACACACGATACGTTTCTAACGTGACCGTGGGCTATTGTATGAAAAGGGCCACGAACAAAAACAGACTCTGCCCGTACGTATTGCCCATTAGACACAGAACTAAGAGTGAAAACTCGGATGCGATCGGTAGTGACGTGAGCGATAGCGGGTGCGAGTTCAAAGCGAGTTTGTTAGAGCCGTCGACGAGCGGGTACAACCACGAGTGCGGGAGGAGCCCGGCCAAGCGCTGCCAGTCGCTGGAGAACCTCAACCTCGCCGCGGAGGTGCCGGCGCGCGGCGAGCCCTCGCCCGACATGGAGTGCGTCTCCACGCGCATCCAGAAGCTGCAGGTCGATGAATGA